From Paenibacillus graminis:
GAGCTGGCCGCTGTTACCGTTCAATATGTTTATGACTCCCAGAGACTTACACTTAGCCCTTCATTGCAGCAATCGGAATGAATTTAAGCTTCTTCAAGGAACCATTCTGGAACTTTTTGCTCTGCACATAATCAATGAATTCCTTGGTTGCGCCAGTCGGCTGGCCTTTGGTCATGTAGTAGCCGTAAGCCCAAATCTTGTACGAACCGTTGATGACGTTATCTGTAGTTGCTGCCACACCGTTGAATTTTACAGCTTTGATGTCGCTGCCGCTTACATAGACAAGGTCAATGTAGCCGATCGCGTTAGGGGTTGTAGCAACGGCTGTTTTCATGTCACCGCTTGAGCCGGTTTCCTTGTAATTCTTCTCTTTCTTCACGATATCTCCGCCAGCCAGGGCCTTGGCCTGGTAGTTGACACGGGTACCGGAACCGAAGGCGCGGGTAACCACTACAATGTTGGCATCCGATCCGCCGACTTCTTTCCAGTTGGTGATTTTACCGGAGTAAATACCTTGCAGCTGCTCCGTGGTCAGGTTGTCTACACCTACATTTTTGTTGACGATGGTCGCAAAAGGAATAACGGCTACCTTGTTGGCCACCTGCCCGTCAAAGGCTTTGAAGCCGGGAACATCAATGCTGGCATCCCAGTCGCATGCGCCGATGTCGGCAATGCCCTTCTTCACGGCTTGCGGTCCGGTTACAGAGCCTTTACCGGAAGCCGCGATTTTGACTTTCGGGTGAAGCTTCTGGAATTCCTTGGCGGCCTGCAGGGTCAGCGGAAGCAGTGCAGTCGATCCGTTAACGGTAATTTTACCTTTTAGAGAGTCGGCTGCGGCCGCGATTCCGGCAAAAGATGCGGTTACCGCGATGACAGCGGTCAATGCTGAAACTGTTAATTTTTTGAAAACCTTCATGAATAATTTCTCCTCTCGGCGGTTGCGCCGTTATATTATGTGGGTGTTGCTTCAGTCGGTTGATTTGGAGAGCTGGAGGGCTTTGCCGTTCTGGATTGCAAGCACCTTGCCGTCGCTGATAACTGCGAGCTTGCTGCCGTCTTTCGATACCGCTGCTTCCGAAACATCTTCGGTGGTATGGAACAGCACGGTTTTGCCGCCGCTGCCGTCGATGGAATAGACAGATGTGCTGCCGTCGGCCGCGATACCCGAAACGATCAAGCCTGAGGCTACGCCAGCAGCCCATGTAGCTTCAACATCAAGTGCGATGTTGCTGATGGTGCCGTCAGTCCCGATGGATTTCAGCGTATTGGCTGCATTGCCGTCCGGATCAGCACTCAGGTACACCACGCTGCCATTTGCCAGAATTTCCGGATACAGCTTGTTGTCCAGGGCTGTGGTCAGGGCTGCAGGCTTCGCATCTTTGGTAACAAGATCCAGCTTATAGATCTGCTCTCCGGCTTTGCTGAAGTCTACGGTAAGCGAATCTTCGGTGCTGTCGGCATCATTTTTAGCCACGCCCGTTACATTCACAATGTAGACTGCACTTTTGGCATCGGAAGACAGGCGCAGTTCCGATTTGTTCTCTACTTTGTCTTCAAGCACAGCTTTGACGGCTCCGGTTTCTACAGAGATCTGAGCAATCTTCTCCTGCTTGTCCCCCTGGATGAAGTAGATCGTCTTGCCGTCCGCCGACCAGACCAGATCCGTTTTTACGCTGGTGTCTGTACCGAGGGAGGAGATGGCTCCACTGGCGAGATTGATCAGCTTGAGCTGGCCTGTCTCATCAGTGAACGCGCCCCATTTCTGATCGGCAGAAACCGCGAAATCCGATGCGCTGCTATTGGAAGAGAAAACTTCATAATCGCCAGGGTAAGCGTTGAATTTGATGAGCTGGGCGGTTTCGGAATCGCTTTTGTTCGCAATGATGCTTCCGTCTGCATTCCAATGAAGGGTATCGAACTGGCCTTCCGGACGGGCAAAGCTCAGAATGGTCTGGTCTTCAGCCTGGAGTTCCCCGCCAAGGGCAGTAACCAGCTTAGTCAGCTCTACGTAGGCCTTGCCCTTATAAATTACAGGAGCAACGGTGAATTGCTGAGCCGCACCATCCACTTGATATCCTTTCGCCCCTGTCTTAATGAGTACATTATGTAGTCCTTTGCTGTCGTTCAGTTCAAAACCGCTGCTGCTTATGATCAGCTTGGCTCCAAGCTCACCGGCCACCTGATTTAGCGAATACAGCTTGTACCCGCCGCTGTTAATGGTACTGAGTGCAACCGGCGTTCCGTTTACAGACCAGGTAGTGCTGCTTTCCTTGACTGCTGCGGTATTTACGGCAGCGGCATTAGCGCTGCTGCTTGTTGCCGCAATGCTTCCCGCTCCTCCTGCAACGAGAATTGCCGAGGCCAAAGCCGCGCTGAACCATTTACTGTTTCTCAATTAGACTCACCCTTTTCCTATAGGTAACTGCTAATGCTATTTTCATCTACAAGTATCAATTCTGTTCGAGAGGAATGTTAGGGAAATATTAACTGATGATGAATGGCGGGCAACCTGTAAATCCATATCATTAAAAAAGACCGCCCCTGAAATATCAGAGTCGGCCTAAAGGTAAAATGTAGATGAAGTGAGGACTAGAAATGTAGAAAACAGCGGCGGAATGTTAATTCTCAACCCATGTAACGATAATTTCAGCATTGTCCGGATTTGAATCCGAACGGGTGCCAATAATGGAATAGGAATAGGCGTTTGGAACTTTGCCGTTAAT
This genomic window contains:
- a CDS encoding TolB family protein, which encodes MRNSKWFSAALASAILVAGGAGSIAATSSSANAAAVNTAAVKESSTTWSVNGTPVALSTINSGGYKLYSLNQVAGELGAKLIISSSGFELNDSKGLHNVLIKTGAKGYQVDGAAQQFTVAPVIYKGKAYVELTKLVTALGGELQAEDQTILSFARPEGQFDTLHWNADGSIIANKSDSETAQLIKFNAYPGDYEVFSSNSSASDFAVSADQKWGAFTDETGQLKLINLASGAISSLGTDTSVKTDLVWSADGKTIYFIQGDKQEKIAQISVETGAVKAVLEDKVENKSELRLSSDAKSAVYIVNVTGVAKNDADSTEDSLTVDFSKAGEQIYKLDLVTKDAKPAALTTALDNKLYPEILANGSVVYLSADPDGNAANTLKSIGTDGTISNIALDVEATWAAGVASGLIVSGIAADGSTSVYSIDGSGGKTVLFHTTEDVSEAAVSKDGSKLAVISDGKVLAIQNGKALQLSKSTD
- a CDS encoding phosphate ABC transporter substrate-binding protein, coding for MKVFKKLTVSALTAVIAVTASFAGIAAAADSLKGKITVNGSTALLPLTLQAAKEFQKLHPKVKIAASGKGSVTGPQAVKKGIADIGACDWDASIDVPGFKAFDGQVANKVAVIPFATIVNKNVGVDNLTTEQLQGIYSGKITNWKEVGGSDANIVVVTRAFGSGTRVNYQAKALAGGDIVKKEKNYKETGSSGDMKTAVATTPNAIGYIDLVYVSGSDIKAVKFNGVAATTDNVINGSYKIWAYGYYMTKGQPTGATKEFIDYVQSKKFQNGSLKKLKFIPIAAMKG